Proteins from a genomic interval of Spiroplasma diminutum CUAS-1:
- a CDS encoding lipoprotein, translated as MKKLLTLLAATTMVASSSISVVACGDPNPGDGSGGETLPDAKFELEKNSIEFFTNEIGRIKIKNWSILNDNSKPTKFTYSEEGIVQVTKSATADELVVTPFKKAGIVTVTVESKIHKETITINVKELQVEEEFKLEKTSLVTKTSSIDRIKITNWDNISEEKRPDTLNFDNDGYATARIDTANKEIVVETFEKNIDNLKLSLISKDGNQTTVVSIKIETALFDLEQEDLVVNIAAGNMTNGTIDPTIAVGSKGFEITNEAIINGFNTMNGINISADELIIERESDGNNGIGALVNLRAKEGSTVVKGEVSLTLNQNIDPNDYFANKNLGEIRLFKGAYNKLDEVLNSSDAISLGAIVFEQVGAKNTQLEYVKANFIQNLGAAGKEIMKNAVTTATTFQITNMPTLKGIFKENINVEFTYKFVEEDRITLFEALPETKRLNVNFDDLENKAKFAQKEAKTYIYNQLSEEFKNKISLTHFIEFTNLIFNTKDEIGNDVYVKLDVLPGSDLLYGHDGAAFIGYINNPGGLAGASGGGNLEKYEDSKKLDDKYTTGMGYFDTIAAMGGNFYQGHAILDVTGTNYIENMEIHVNEEKSINFGNIETNSEIVLEVNSSNNKLLTINNFEKNEIGDYIISIKGLKVPGLFASQPIISIKVNGKLYRSFTVKVLAANK; from the coding sequence ATGAAAAAATTATTAACATTGTTAGCTGCAACAACAATGGTGGCATCATCATCAATTTCTGTTGTAGCATGTGGAGATCCTAATCCAGGTGATGGAAGTGGTGGAGAAACTCTACCAGATGCAAAATTTGAATTAGAAAAAAACTCAATTGAATTTTTTACAAATGAAATTGGAAGAATTAAAATTAAAAACTGAAGTATACTTAATGATAATTCGAAACCAACAAAATTTACTTATAGTGAAGAAGGTATTGTGCAAGTTACAAAATCAGCAACAGCAGATGAATTAGTTGTAACTCCATTTAAAAAGGCTGGTATTGTAACTGTTACAGTAGAATCAAAAATTCATAAAGAAACAATAACTATAAATGTAAAAGAATTACAGGTTGAAGAAGAATTTAAATTAGAAAAGACTTCTTTAGTTACTAAAACATCTTCAATCGATAGAATTAAAATAACAAATTGGGATAATATTTCAGAAGAAAAAAGACCTGATACTTTAAACTTTGATAATGATGGATATGCAACAGCTAGAATAGATACTGCAAATAAGGAAATTGTTGTTGAAACTTTTGAAAAGAACATAGATAATCTTAAATTAAGTTTGATTTCAAAAGATGGAAATCAAACTACGGTAGTATCAATAAAAATTGAAACTGCTTTATTTGATTTAGAGCAAGAAGACTTAGTTGTTAATATAGCAGCTGGAAATATGACAAATGGAACTATTGATCCAACAATTGCCGTAGGTTCAAAAGGTTTTGAAATTACAAATGAAGCAATTATAAATGGTTTCAATACTATGAATGGGATAAATATTTCAGCAGATGAATTAATAATTGAAAGAGAATCTGATGGAAATAATGGTATTGGAGCACTTGTTAATTTAAGAGCTAAAGAAGGTTCAACAGTTGTTAAAGGAGAAGTATCTCTAACTTTAAATCAAAATATTGATCCTAATGATTATTTTGCAAATAAAAACTTAGGTGAAATAAGATTATTTAAGGGAGCTTATAATAAACTTGATGAGGTTTTAAATTCAAGTGATGCGATAAGTTTAGGGGCGATAGTTTTCGAGCAAGTCGGAGCGAAAAATACTCAACTTGAATATGTTAAGGCAAATTTTATCCAAAATTTAGGTGCAGCAGGTAAAGAAATAATGAAAAATGCTGTTACAACTGCAACAACATTTCAAATAACAAATATGCCAACTTTAAAAGGAATTTTTAAAGAAAATATTAATGTTGAATTTACATATAAATTTGTAGAAGAAGATAGAATTACATTATTTGAAGCTCTACCAGAAACAAAACGTTTAAATGTAAATTTTGATGATTTAGAAAATAAAGCAAAATTCGCACAAAAAGAAGCAAAAACTTACATTTATAATCAATTGTCAGAGGAATTTAAAAATAAAATAAGCTTAACACATTTCATTGAATTTACAAATTTAATATTTAATACAAAGGATGAAATTGGAAATGATGTATATGTCAAATTAGATGTATTGCCAGGATCAGATTTATTATATGGACATGATGGAGCTGCATTTATAGGTTATATTAATAATCCAGGGGGTCTTGCGGGAGCTTCAGGTGGTGGAAATCTTGAAAAATATGAAGATTCAAAAAAACTGGATGATAAATATACAACAGGAATGGGATATTTTGATACAATTGCTGCAATGGGTGGAAATTTCTATCAGGGTCACGCAATTTTAGATGTAACTGGTACTAATTATATTGAAAATATGGAAATTCACGTGAATGAAGAAAAATCAATTAATTTTGGAAATATTGAAACAAATTCTGAAATAGTTTTAGAAGTAAATTCATCTAATAACAAATTATTAACAATAAATAATTTTGAAAAAAATGAAATTGGTGATTATATAATTTCCATAAAGGGATTAAAGGTGCCTGGTTTATTTGCATCACAACCAATAATATCAATTAAAGTCAATGGAAAATTATATAGAAGTTTTACTGTAAAAGTATTAGCAGCAAATAAATAA
- a CDS encoding ABC transporter permease, giving the protein MKNQKPFFKNAFKNLIRNKIQLITIIILVFLTSFVFTLSYSSTSRIQKSYENFISEKNSNIHDFIIDLSKSSYINDFEKDLFGKNISNSDVRDNLLITYLQNKFKNTDFEFEFDRVESRTTTLSTNKTLKVFALNPDQKVDRLVVGQGMSLDLWKKYTQSINVTTKKWVYVNEQFANANDIKINDIIRLQDDEYGTTVKVKDSEIKKVDFSLYEKIDINSWIKNTEYANQNWFQVVGFGSTADFSTPIIDETKPLPNTKEEGLIYIDPSNLGLKNVYYQSVFSNNELRLNDVDWKTQKMWYTDSEIKNEEIISAASDLDKEITFVGKFKNSKDIRTSTNIVNEYLTNLDKAKEIELYAGYENTLNKSIPIAIQRGSQKYKFSSRTSMLNMTISSYKAFSFIVMLVTLSIGIVMLIIMLNNQIKKTFGQSGVLLSLGYKKSSLIWSNGLYPLFISITGGLLGYILGMGMQEFVISIVNNFFSIQMLTFELSWESVLVVIFGMFIFLEIITLITYFYMFGKYTPLQMINFESRSSTNKFKLTIKKILTRGKGFNSRFKGAILSGSVMKLVSVFSVMLISSTLITIGTSMPNILTENKNKTYIKDGYDNLIEYQSPIYNSPTSFYKTYNPYSTSNNADVSLSKNIWDMYLKNDISQKIYNPSTDVGSLNDMTYKSLDLDYLKNDKLTIDLGNMENQKEQLYKTVMLNLWPDLKNYGIDKYWNKNSLLDILVSDSKSKENIEDLEKIRQFYLKYKNALGIENIPVKSDSNPRKDYFRFVGKDITLKLDGGPIKDGSPMISEKDFKDYFQDSNLTRPIISLQNTGQIKNDEPFELSLYEYIDKDTWMEKRVTTIVTIYNWIIALFYNNLQQAFLQGIYNQSPALIQKTIQQEFKKEDGNFNVTFGLIPYNEQKEDLGIFLNGYSQDQSMKIYGIKKDNKTQILNDTKENDLKNKLFESKNSILINQSLAKRLKLKTGDKINISHILNSLAYEQNELEIDSWDTSSLDATNTEDEYTSGRNFYSSTMMGEDNKGWKNSKFESNEDNDSRVYKSKINLASPSLVGATKMSQAVSNGTISTKNIENDFEYTVVGVVDQYGDNKAWIHNDTAKEVSKYSETEELLFRLFMKEWSNPEEPNSDILKLKNFINELENNNPSNKEAFLKFKEFTNQSENEIYLKLFESQYPLFNYKTSFDDSFTDISKGVSSNQKFGDYSMIGLNGGSDNTTSYTGYSNSSINEAMKIDEALKVINRINSTVDIIIFFVVFVSIFLSAIIILLTINLVISENAKIIAVMKILGYKETYISKLFIGIYIPVAIISSLIGFAVGWAIVVMGVHLFTNSMVLPLTFQIWYIVPGVLGTWLLYTISNALSWFSLKKVSMLLAVQGG; this is encoded by the coding sequence ATGAAAAATCAAAAGCCATTTTTTAAAAATGCATTTAAAAATTTAATAAGAAATAAAATTCAATTAATTACAATAATTATTCTAGTGTTTCTAACATCATTTGTTTTTACGCTATCATATTCTTCAACAAGCAGAATTCAAAAATCGTATGAGAATTTTATTTCCGAAAAAAATAGTAATATCCATGATTTTATAATTGATCTTTCAAAGTCCTCATATATAAATGACTTTGAAAAAGATTTATTTGGTAAAAATATTTCTAATTCTGATGTTAGAGATAATTTACTAATAACTTATTTACAAAATAAATTTAAAAATACAGATTTTGAATTTGAATTTGATAGAGTTGAATCAAGAACAACTACTTTATCAACAAATAAAACTTTAAAGGTATTTGCACTAAACCCAGATCAAAAGGTTGACAGACTTGTTGTTGGTCAGGGAATGAGTTTAGACTTATGAAAAAAATATACTCAATCAATTAATGTAACTACAAAAAAATGAGTATATGTTAATGAACAATTCGCAAATGCTAATGACATAAAAATAAATGACATAATTAGATTACAAGATGATGAATATGGAACAACTGTTAAAGTTAAAGATAGTGAAATAAAAAAAGTTGATTTTTCACTTTATGAAAAAATTGATATAAATTCTTGAATTAAAAATACAGAATATGCAAATCAAAATTGATTTCAAGTAGTAGGTTTTGGATCAACTGCAGACTTTTCAACTCCAATTATTGATGAAACAAAGCCTTTACCAAATACTAAGGAAGAGGGATTAATATATATTGATCCTTCCAATCTGGGTTTAAAAAATGTCTATTATCAAAGTGTTTTTTCAAATAATGAATTAAGATTAAATGATGTTGATTGAAAAACACAAAAAATGTGATACACAGATAGTGAAATTAAAAATGAAGAAATTATTTCAGCTGCTTCTGATTTAGATAAAGAAATAACTTTTGTTGGAAAATTTAAAAATTCAAAAGATATTAGAACTTCAACAAATATTGTAAATGAATATTTAACTAATTTGGATAAGGCAAAAGAAATTGAGCTTTATGCTGGATATGAGAATACTTTAAATAAAAGTATTCCAATTGCAATTCAAAGGGGAAGTCAAAAATATAAATTTTCCTCTAGAACCTCAATGCTAAATATGACAATTAGTTCATATAAAGCCTTTAGTTTTATTGTAATGTTAGTAACCTTATCAATTGGAATTGTGATGTTAATTATAATGTTAAATAATCAGATTAAAAAAACGTTTGGTCAATCAGGGGTGTTACTTTCTCTGGGTTATAAAAAGTCGTCATTAATCTGATCAAATGGATTATATCCATTATTTATTTCAATTACAGGAGGACTACTTGGGTACATATTGGGAATGGGTATGCAAGAGTTTGTAATTTCAATTGTCAATAATTTCTTTTCAATTCAAATGTTAACATTTGAATTATCATGAGAATCTGTTCTTGTAGTAATTTTTGGAATGTTTATATTTTTAGAAATTATTACATTAATAACTTACTTCTACATGTTTGGAAAGTATACTCCATTACAAATGATTAACTTTGAAAGTAGAAGTTCTACAAATAAATTTAAACTTACAATTAAAAAAATTCTTACAAGAGGTAAAGGATTTAATAGTAGATTTAAAGGAGCTATATTATCAGGTTCTGTCATGAAACTTGTCTCAGTATTTTCTGTTATGTTAATTTCATCAACTTTAATTACAATTGGAACAAGTATGCCTAATATTCTAACTGAGAATAAAAATAAAACTTATATAAAAGATGGTTATGATAATTTAATTGAGTATCAATCACCAATATATAATTCACCAACTAGTTTTTATAAAACTTATAATCCTTATAGTACTTCAAATAATGCAGATGTCAGTTTATCAAAAAATATTTGAGATATGTACTTAAAAAATGATATATCCCAAAAAATTTATAATCCTTCAACTGATGTTGGTTCATTAAATGATATGACATATAAATCGCTTGATTTGGATTATTTAAAAAATGATAAATTAACTATTGATTTAGGAAATATGGAAAATCAAAAAGAACAACTTTATAAAACTGTTATGTTGAATCTTTGACCAGATTTAAAAAATTATGGAATTGATAAATATTGAAATAAAAACTCTCTTTTAGATATTTTAGTAAGTGATAGTAAATCAAAAGAAAATATTGAAGACCTTGAAAAAATTAGACAATTTTATTTAAAATATAAAAATGCTTTGGGAATTGAAAATATTCCTGTAAAAAGTGATTCAAATCCAAGAAAAGACTATTTTAGATTTGTTGGAAAAGATATAACTCTTAAACTTGACGGAGGCCCAATTAAAGATGGCTCTCCAATGATCAGTGAAAAAGATTTTAAAGATTACTTTCAAGATTCGAATTTAACTAGACCAATAATTTCTTTACAAAATACTGGTCAAATTAAAAATGATGAACCTTTTGAATTATCATTATATGAATATATTGATAAAGATACATGAATGGAAAAAAGAGTTACAACAATAGTAACAATATATAACTGAATAATTGCTTTATTCTATAATAACTTACAACAAGCATTCTTACAGGGAATTTATAATCAATCTCCGGCTTTAATTCAAAAAACAATTCAACAAGAATTCAAAAAAGAAGATGGTAACTTTAATGTTACATTTGGTTTAATTCCATATAATGAACAAAAAGAAGATTTAGGAATATTTTTAAATGGATATTCCCAAGATCAAAGTATGAAAATTTATGGAATAAAAAAAGATAATAAAACTCAAATATTAAACGATACTAAAGAAAATGACTTAAAAAATAAATTATTCGAAAGTAAAAATTCAATTTTAATAAATCAGTCACTTGCCAAAAGACTTAAGTTAAAAACTGGAGATAAAATAAATATAAGTCATATATTAAATTCTTTAGCATACGAACAAAATGAATTGGAAATTGATTCTTGAGATACTTCATCACTTGATGCTACTAACACAGAAGATGAGTATACTTCAGGAAGAAATTTCTATTCTTCAACAATGATGGGTGAAGATAATAAAGGGTGAAAAAATTCAAAATTTGAATCAAATGAAGATAATGATAGTAGGGTTTATAAATCAAAAATAAATCTAGCAAGTCCTAGTTTAGTTGGAGCTACAAAAATGTCACAAGCAGTATCAAATGGGACTATTTCTACAAAAAATATTGAAAATGATTTTGAATATACTGTAGTAGGAGTTGTTGATCAATATGGAGATAACAAAGCTTGAATTCATAACGATACTGCAAAAGAAGTTTCAAAATATAGTGAAACTGAGGAGTTACTATTTAGATTATTCATGAAAGAATGGTCTAATCCAGAAGAACCTAATAGTGATATTTTAAAATTAAAAAACTTTATAAATGAATTAGAAAATAATAATCCTTCAAATAAGGAGGCCTTTCTGAAATTTAAAGAGTTTACAAATCAAAGTGAAAATGAAATTTACTTAAAATTATTTGAATCACAATATCCACTGTTTAACTACAAAACATCTTTTGATGATAGCTTTACTGATATATCAAAAGGGGTCTCTTCAAACCAAAAATTTGGAGATTATTCAATGATTGGATTAAATGGTGGAAGCGATAATACTACCTCATATACAGGATATTCAAATAGTTCAATAAATGAAGCAATGAAAATTGATGAAGCATTGAAAGTAATAAATAGAATTAATAGCACAGTCGATATTATAATTTTCTTTGTTGTATTTGTTTCAATTTTCTTAAGTGCAATTATAATTCTTCTTACAATTAACTTGGTGATTTCAGAAAATGCAAAAATTATTGCAGTTATGAAAATACTTGGTTATAAAGAAACTTATATTAGTAAATTATTTATTGGAATATATATTCCTGTTGCAATTATCAGTTCACTTATTGGATTTGCAGTTGGTTGAGCAATAGTTGTGATGGGTGTACATTTATTTACAAATTCAATGGTATTACCGTTGACTTTCCAAATATGATATATAGTTCCTGGTGTTTTGGGAACATGATTGTTATATACAATTAGTAATGCATTAAGTTGATTTTCTCTAAAGAAAGTAAGTATGCTTCTTGCAGTTCAAGGAGGTTAA